From one Methylomonas paludis genomic stretch:
- a CDS encoding type II toxin-antitoxin system CcdA family antitoxin, whose amino-acid sequence MQTAFNPNAAKKAANLSINSELLNLAKALHINLSATFESALIEAIRDKQRQQWLHDNQQSTIS is encoded by the coding sequence TTGCAAACTGCCTTTAATCCTAATGCTGCCAAAAAAGCCGCCAATCTCAGTATCAACAGCGAATTATTGAATCTGGCCAAGGCCTTGCATATCAATTTATCCGCCACGTTTGAAAGTGCTTTAATTGAAGCCATACGTGATAAGCAGCGCCAACAATGGTTACATGACAATCAACAATCAACAATCAGTTGA
- a CDS encoding type II toxin-antitoxin system CcdA family antitoxin, with translation MTINNQQSVEDYNQRVEAEGCFSDSLRNF, from the coding sequence ATGACAATCAACAATCAACAATCAGTTGAAGATTACAATCAGAGGGTGGAAGCAGAAGGCTGTTTCAGCGATAGCTTGCGGAATTTTTGA
- the sufT gene encoding putative Fe-S cluster assembly protein SufT: MAAKEVIVLSRDVNIVTIPDGHQGTLQKGQEVTIHQALGSNYTVITDYGHMVRIAGVDADALGKEAHENEALLDDTDSAAVEKNCWEVMKTVYDPEIPVNIVELGLVYQCEATPRADGGNDVHIQMTLTAPGCGMGPVIQGDVEKSIRALPGVRSVNVEVVLDPPWSREMMSEVAQIQLGLY, from the coding sequence ATGGCTGCTAAAGAAGTGATTGTGTTAAGCCGCGATGTCAATATCGTTACCATTCCTGACGGTCATCAAGGCACTCTGCAAAAAGGTCAGGAAGTGACTATTCATCAAGCACTGGGCAGTAATTACACTGTGATTACCGATTACGGCCACATGGTACGCATCGCCGGAGTGGACGCGGATGCCTTGGGTAAGGAAGCGCATGAAAACGAAGCGTTGCTGGATGATACCGACAGTGCGGCAGTGGAAAAAAACTGCTGGGAAGTGATGAAAACCGTCTACGACCCGGAAATTCCGGTCAATATCGTCGAGCTGGGCCTGGTTTATCAATGTGAAGCCACCCCACGCGCTGATGGCGGCAACGATGTGCATATTCAAATGACGCTGACTGCGCCCGGCTGCGGCATGGGTCCGGTCATCCAGGGTGATGTGGAAAAATCCATCCGCGCCCTGCCCGGCGTACGCAGTGTGAATGTGGAAGTGGTGCTGGATCCGCCCTGGAGCCGGGAAATGATGTCGGAAGTGGCGCAGATTCAGTTGGGATTATACTAA
- a CDS encoding CcdB family protein — protein sequence MPIGKPRHVILFCSIFRAIFWRLVIPVVKLTDQKPITRLNPFFEYQQQQYLLLVQEIAAIPSNNLGAKVTELEVLRSQILAAVDLLITGI from the coding sequence ATGCCAATAGGCAAACCCAGGCACGTTATCCTTTTTTGCTCAATATTCAGAGCGATTTTTTGGCGGCTGGTAATTCCCGTTGTCAAGCTGACTGATCAAAAACCCATTACTCGCTTGAATCCATTTTTTGAATATCAACAACAGCAATACCTGCTCCTTGTGCAGGAGATAGCCGCTATTCCATCAAATAATCTGGGTGCTAAGGTTACAGAACTGGAGGTACTGCGGAGCCAGATATTGGCGGCAGTAGATTTATTGATTACGGGGATTTGA